In Acanthochromis polyacanthus isolate Apoly-LR-REF ecotype Palm Island chromosome 15, KAUST_Apoly_ChrSc, whole genome shotgun sequence, a single genomic region encodes these proteins:
- the tmem72 gene encoding transmembrane protein 72, whose amino-acid sequence MGNLESIWWIVVESACRILGVSTATVLCAVGVETIHQGEFKSLGIYLLASSVGIMIFELAYFLDTLLVMCLPCPPDWQLFVLWGKMAHIGGFHKFLYYSIMSVVCFLHPVLVWHAVIPGTMLLVTAFFNFILSKKAKTKAPKRPQESYSDQGPTTVCVTERTGSDSTFPFLHMVPGRRGEGLALANRDRCLSVGERGESVQAMLEMEQTASPKDTDRERRRWKERRLIFFRGREEPVEREMEEMEGYREPEPDTTSDTAPMITD is encoded by the exons ATGGGAAACTTGGAGAGCATATGGTGGATTGTGGTTGAGTCTGCCTGCAGGATCCTTGGTGTTTCTACAGCAACAg TGCTGTGTGCTGTGGGAGTGGAGACGATACATCAGGGAGAATTCAAAAGCCTCGGCATCTACCTACT AGCGTCGTCTGTTGGCATCATGATATTTGAGTTGGCCTATTTTCTGGATACTCTGCTGGTCATGTGTCTACC ATGTCCTCCAGACTGGCAGCTGTTTGTGCTGTGGGGGAAGATGGCTCACATTGGAGGCTTCCACAAATTCCTCTATTACTCCATCATGTCAGTGGTTTGCTTCTTGCACCCTGTGTTGGTGTGGCATGCAGTTATCC CAGGGACAATGCTTCTGGTGACAGCCTTTTTCAACTTCATACTAAGCAAGAAAGCAAAGACCAAGGCTCCCAAAAGGCCACAGGAGAGCTACAGCGACCAAGGCCCGACCACCGTCTGCGTGACAGAGCGGACAGGCTCAGACAGCACTTTCCCCTTCCTCCATATGGTGCCTGGACGGAGAGGAGAAGGGCTGGCACTGGCAAACAGAGATCGTTGCCTCAGCGtgggggagagaggggagagcgTCCAGGCCATGCTGGAGATGGAGCAGACAGCATCACCAAAAGACACAgacagggagaggaggaggtggaaagAGAGGAGGCTGATATTCTTCAGAGGCAGGGAGGAGCCTgtggagagagagatggaggagatgGAAGGATACCGTGAGCCGGAGCCAGATACCACCTCAGACACTGCACCTATGATTACTGACTGA